A genomic stretch from Natronomonas gomsonensis includes:
- a CDS encoding F0F1 ATP synthase subunit C gives MFELATVLGSVAPVLQSGAEAGGPALDATGAAALAVGLAALGAGIAERGIGAAAMGAIAENEDLFGRGLILTVLPETLVILALVVVFLTL, from the coding sequence ATGTTTGAACTTGCTACGGTCTTGGGCAGTGTTGCACCGGTTCTTCAGAGTGGAGCAGAAGCAGGCGGTCCCGCACTTGACGCGACAGGGGCAGCGGCGCTTGCAGTAGGCCTCGCAGCGCTCGGTGCCGGTATCGCCGAGCGAGGTATCGGCGCGGCGGCGATGGGCGCCATCGCGGAGAACGAGGACCTGTTCGGTCGCGGGCTCATCCTGACGGTGCTGCCCGAGACGCTCGTCATTCTGGCGCTGGTCGTCGTGTTCCTCACGCTGTAA